The Xenopus tropicalis strain Nigerian chromosome 1, UCB_Xtro_10.0, whole genome shotgun sequence DNA segment AGTGTAGGGTAACTGTGCATTGGAGCATTTGGTATTAATGGCCCTTGGCCTACCTTGTTATCAACTGAGGGTAAAGTGGCTCTGGGGGAACCAATATATAAAAGGCTTGTTTTAGATTTAAAGAAGGCTTTTTGGACATTGAAGAAACTTCAAAATCCGCCATTACCAGCCTTTCAGTTGCCAAAGTGCTTGGACACTAAACTGAAAAACACAACTCTTTATAAACCTTAAATAGTATAATTATACTTACCTGTTATTATTATAGTTACAGAACTACTAACTGAAGAATTAATGCTTCTGCTAAATTTGGTGGTCGTATAACTACAGGAATAATTTCCTGCCACCTCAGCATTATTAGTGGATATGACAAACATCACAGTTCTCTCATCTGTCAGCCTTGCTTGGACTACCCTTCCATGCTGATAATACTGGATTTGATTTGCTACACATCCATCAGGAACAGAACATGTCAAAGTGACTGTTTCTCCCCTAATGTAGATAGAGTGGAATGGGTTCAGTGAGATGGAGGGTGGAGGTAGAATGTCTGTAAGAAAGAGTCAGGCGGAGATAGGAAATAGTAAATAGTTACTTGTAGTTGCAAGATTATGTAATAAGTGACATACAATCTATTCCCCCAACAAATatttgtgaattaaaaaaaatcaaggaaTATATTTCATTTAACCTCCTTCACGTTATAGAATTGTGTCTATAACTATTAATGACAACATTAATAGTCTAAATCAGTATTAATTTAACAGGCTGTGGAGATAAGATAAAgtaatactataatatatatatactttgtagaGAACAAAAACTTTCATTGGCAGTCATGAGCATGCCAATATTATCTTCTGACTTGGCCACTCTTGACTAAATGGGCAGGGTATTAGGAAGGCAGGGGTTTGCACCCCGGCAGTGCTTGCCAATCAGGGACACAGTTTTAAAGGCAAAGGGCTACAGGCCATGGTGTGTAGCTTTAAAGGTGGATATAAATACAATCTGTTCTGGAGTTAATCTGCAAGACCTGTGTATGGATCTCCAGTTTATTCTTCAGTAGTGCATAGTAAAAGATTAATAAAATTGTTTCACTAAAACATTATCTCTATATTAATAGACAAATTAGCATGCATTTCATTGCTCCAAAGTTAAAGTTACTGGATCACTGGACAAATCAGGGACCATTTAGGAAACATTAGGACATGTCTAATAAAAGCAATCTGCTGGGCTGCAGTAAATGCAACCTAACTGCAggcatatgaaatgcagtaaGTGAAGTTCTACTAGAAGTGTATGGGAGTATTTACATCTGGTAACTTTCTCCTGAATCATTCACATTTTCACCAGATTCAGAAAAAGAAATCAAGGATTTAAATTTAAAGTAAATGGCATGAACTTCATCAAATAATTTGATAAAAGTTAACTTACTTGTTATTACAATTGTCACATAATCACTGGCCATTGAATTTATATTTCTGTTGTGGGTTTCAATCCAGTATCCACAGGAATAGTTTCCAGCAGAGCTCCTGACTTCTGTATAGATAACATGTGTGGTAGAGTGGATTTCTTTGCCCTCGTGGAAATACTGGATTCCTTTTGCTTTATATGAATCAGGAGGGTAACATGACAGAGTGACATGCTCACCCACAATATAGACAGAGTGTGAAGGGCTCAGTGAGATAGAGGGTGCAGGAGGGTGGGCTGCAAAACAAATAGATGAAAAAGACAAATGTGATGTCCCTTGTGCAATGAATAGGCCTTGTGCTGAACCTACTATTTCCCTGTTGCTTGTAACCATTAAAaatctatagtttttgttatttcttgagctaaacatggCAAACAGGAAAACGGAAgcttctccatgtttggtccttgtgaggtagataattagatacGAGTATACAACCACCTTCTCTGAACCTTTTACTGGGACTGTTTTGATAGCAAAGGGCCATTATGCAGGGAGATTATTTGTGTACTGGTAGTTTAGtagtctaattatctacctttGAAAGACAAGCAAAATCAAACATGTTTTATGTATGGAGTAAATTAGTGCTGTAGTAGTATTATAGTAGTATATTGTATTTGGAAATACCTTTTAGGGAACGTAGCCATCTATTTTCATTGTATGTTAAGTTGAATCACCTGCTTATTATCAGTCTACCCCCTACTGCCTGGGATTTATTATTTTCTAGTCTATATTTATCTAAACAGGTTTATGGTGGATATTAACACTTACATTTTCAGTAGCATATTTGCACTGGCATATAAggcatcatttatatatatatatatatatatatatatataaatatactgtagaaatgaccagcaacactgagttcttttgtaaaaaaaacgtgtatttttaaaacagcataaacagccgacgttaCTTTCCGGTCCACatcaggacctttctcaaggcttgAGGCTTGAGTCGgctttttatgctgttttaaaaataaatatttttttcacaagagaACTCTGTGTTACTGTGCACCCCAGGTGtgatatgtagcggtgtgccatcctttgtgtatatataaatatcctCAATGAAACAACATAGTAGTGGGGATTAATTTGCCCTATCTGTGGCTGTGGGTCCTTAAGAAAACAGGGCTAGGTTCTCTGGTAGCCAGGGCTGTCTATTTGCCACCCCAAAGACTTGGGAGTGAGGTGCCCAGTGCTGCTGAAAGAAGCTTTGGGAAACTGTGAGTGCAAGTGACACTGTTATTTCTGTTGTTTTTCCTAGCAGTAATGTTTATGACTTATGAAAGCTGCAAGTTGCTTAGCCTACTGTAAGTCATTTCTGTTTGCCTGCTTGTGAATAAACAAAGGCACAGTCCAACATGGTTTTTACCTGGTGTCGCTGTCTCTTATCTATAGAAAAAGTGCTGCTGCTTctactattagggtgaagacacacagagctactagtagcagctacttgtcatagctacagaaatagacaatgcagatcatttactgataattgtctctacgtgtgttttagcagaggcaaatctcagtattgtctatgacaaggtattttctgaaatttagtagctgtgaaaatgtagctgctacaagtagctccgtgtgtcttcattcTTAAAGTGATTCCCTtacaggatagatagatagatagatagatagatagatagatagatagatagatagatgatatatggaGAGATAAAGATATATAGCAGGACTCATTAAATGAACACTACATTGCATCAAACTTAATTTACTTATAAAAAAATTGTACCTGTAATGTGATTGTTAACCTTACTTGTTATTCTGATTTCCAAAGTATTACTGAGCAAAGATTTCATGTTTCTGCCAGATATTTTGGTCCAATAAGTACAGGAATAGTTTCCTGCAGCCCCTTGGGCACTAGTAGATATGACATGCTTTACATCGTTCTCATTTGTCTCCTCTGTGTGGATTTTTATTCCATGCTTATAATACTCAATCTGATATGCTAAATATTTATTAGGAATGAAACATGTTAAAGTGACAGATTCCCCCTTGATGAAGATATAGTGGGATGAGTTCTGTGAGATAAAGGGTGCAGGTGGGATGTCTGTAAGAAAGAGGTAGGTTGAGACATAAGAATCATCTGAATAATAACTTGTAGTAATATTATCATGGTAAGAACAAGATGACATCTTTTCCaactatttattaattatttaatcatTAATAGCTGCATTTAGGCTAATTGCCAGTGCAACCACAAGGCTGAGAAAATGTGTGAATCTGGACCTAAATAGAGCAAGCGGCATGAGAAATTGTCCCTACTTTAGTTCCAGAATTTACAGTATAATGTagaactataaaaataaagaaacaaaacgGGTAACAGGTTGCCATGATTGAACTTGATTCACATAGCTTAatgttcaaaaatatattttattacagttgcattgatacttttttttaaatgttaaatgttctAAAGCCTCTATAAGTTTTATGTAGTTCTAGTCCTGGTCTACATTTTAATGCTCTCCCAATGTTACATCAAAAAGTAGGCTCTCATATCCCCAGGAAACTGAAAACTCtgagaaaaaaatcacaatactGCAAACCACAAACCATGAACATACAGTAGCCTGCGGATAGCTACTGTTTCATTTTATGTTCCTAAACAAATTAAAGGTTGAGTTTTGTCTTGTTACTGGTTGAAAATGTTTAAACACAATCCAAACAACCCATCCCTAAACAGGTCAGCCAATTACTGGGACTTCATTTTGTGATTCTGGCATGAGCATCTCCATTTAGTTTTCTGcaaaaatgttgccttttttGGTCTTTGGTCACAAAACTGAAATGAGACCAGTCATCTGAAGACAACCTtcctaaattgtgcttagtatgaCCACACTTAAAGGGTTATACTAACTGCAGGGTTGTAATAACgtttatattattacatataattattttctttcatttattttctttcatataGAACTAAAAAAACTTTAGACTGAGCACCATACCACACACCAATTTACTTTTGTCAAAGGGATTTAGTATTGATCCTGGCATCACAActtgttttaaacaaaaaaacaaccatttataaaaacatttaaaaaaacagttaGAACATTAGTTAATGTAAGATTCAAAATCCTTTGAAAATTCACACCTAATAAATTCAACTTGCTGAATAAACAGGTCACAGGTCTTTCTCTCTTTTGTGCGTTTTTTGTGCCTTCAACCTGCTGGCTATAACAGAAACCTGGCTTTCTACACTCACTGACTCACCTGCTGCCCTGTAACGGGGCAAATAATATTTGatcatattaatattttaaaatattttaatatttaacataGAACAATTAAATTTTTTGTGTCTATTCATCTAGCGCCTaagaataaattatttatttaaataaactatttattaGAAACACATGTTCTGGGTTATATGAGAGAGGGTTTTCATTCTATTTGACCCTTGTTTATTTTCCTGGGTAAGAAGTACAAAGATTATTTTTTATCTGCTTGATAAACATGGGCATTTTTGCCATATTCATGgttgccccatggctacacattgGCTTATTTGTTTAAACTATTGTAGTgattttgaagcaaacacacattttCTACTTTAAT contains these protein-coding regions:
- the LOC105946319 gene encoding uncharacterized protein LOC105946319 — encoded protein: MKSLLSNTLEIRITTHPPAPSISLSPSHSVYIVGEHVTLSCYPPDSYKAKGIQYFHEGKEIHSTTHVIYTEVRSSAGNYSCGYWIETHNRNINSMASDYVTIVITNILPPPSISLNPFHSIYIRGETVTLTCSVPDGCVANQIQYYQHGRVVQARLTDERTVMFVISTNNAEVAGNYSCSYTTTKFSRSINSSVSSSTNQDHLPSS